From Myxocyprinus asiaticus isolate MX2 ecotype Aquarium Trade chromosome 25, UBuf_Myxa_2, whole genome shotgun sequence, one genomic window encodes:
- the LOC127416065 gene encoding hairy/enhancer-of-split related with YRPW motif protein 2-like yields the protein MKRPCEDTTSDSDMDETIDVGSENNYSGQSSGSFIRCGSPTTTSQVMARKKRRGIIEKRRRDRINNSLSELRRLVPTAFEKQGSAKLEKAEILQMTVDHLKMLQATGGKGYFDAHSLAMDFMSIGFRECLTEVARYLSSVEGLDSSDPLRVRLVSHLSSCASQREAAAMTTSMAHQQQALHPHHWALHPIPVAFLQQSRLPSSESSSSRLSEVPQRGAALLTSSFAHNDTALRAPSTGSVTPCVPPLSSSLLSLSATVHAAAAAAQTFPLSFPGGFPFFSQSITASTLASSVVSPSVSTSQQSSGSSGSSSKPYRPWGTEVGAF from the exons ATGAAGCGGCCTTGTGAAGACACCACGTCCGACAGCGATATGGATGAAACTATTGATGTGGGCAGCGAGAATAACTACTCTGG tcAAAGCAGTGGTTCATTTATAAGATGTGGCTCACCTACCACAACATCCCAAGTTATGGCCAGAAAGAAGCGGAGAGGG ATCATTGAGAAGAGACGCAGAGATCgaataaataatagtttatcGGAGCTGCGTCGCCTGGTCCCAACAGCATTTGAGAAGCAG GGATCTGCTAAATTAGAGAAAGCAGAAATATTGCAGATGACGGTTGATCATTTGAAGATGCTCCAGGCCACAGGAGGGAAAG gatATTTTGATGCCCATTCCCTGGCAATGGACTTCATGAGCATTGGCTTCAGGGAGTGTCTAACTGAAGTGGCCAGGTATTTGAGCTCAGTGGAAGGTCTGGACTCCAGCGACCCCCTCCGCGTCCGTCTGGTTTCTCACCTCAGCAGCTGCGCCTCTCAGAGGGAAGCGGCCGCCATGACCACATCCATGGCCCATCAGCAGCAGGCCCTGCACCCGCACCACTGGGCATTGCATCCCATTCCCGTGGCGTTCCTGCAACAGAGCAGACTTCCGTCCTCAGAGAGCTCCTCAAGCAGGCTGTCTGAGGTCCCACAGAGGGGTGCAGCCCTCCTGACCTCGTCCTTTGCTCACAATGACACTGCACTAAGAGCGCCATCTACAGGCAGTGTCACTCCATGCGTACCGCCACTTTCCTCCTCGCTCCTTTCGCTATCAGCTACCGTTCACGCGGCAGCAGCCGCGGCACAAACCTTCCCTCTATCGTTTCCTGGAGGATTCCCGTTCTTCAGTCAGAGTATAACAGCATCAACATTGGCTTCTTCGGTTGTAAGCCCTTCTGTTTCCACATCCCAACAGAGCAGCGGAAGCAGTGGGAGCAGCAGTAAACCATACCGACCATGGGGAACTGAAGTGGGAGCGTTTTAA